In Hasllibacter sp. MH4015, the following proteins share a genomic window:
- a CDS encoding SH3 domain-containing protein, translating to MLALAPLPAAAQSEGAEPRVGPVTGFPIPRYVSIRASEGNARRGPSRSHRIDWVFTRRHMPVMIVAEHGHWRRVVDRDGAGGWMHYSLLSGERSAIVETDMLALYARPDTGTAIRAYAELGVTGRLRECQPDWCLMEVGGYRGWVDASALWGVEQGEVFD from the coding sequence ATGCTGGCGCTTGCGCCGTTACCCGCCGCCGCCCAATCCGAGGGCGCGGAGCCGCGCGTCGGCCCGGTCACCGGCTTCCCAATTCCGCGCTACGTCTCGATCCGCGCGTCCGAAGGCAATGCCCGCCGCGGCCCGTCGCGCAGCCACCGGATCGACTGGGTCTTCACCCGCCGCCACATGCCGGTGATGATCGTCGCCGAACACGGCCATTGGCGTCGCGTCGTGGACCGCGACGGCGCGGGCGGCTGGATGCATTATTCGCTGTTGAGCGGCGAACGCTCCGCCATCGTGGAGACGGACATGCTCGCCCTTTACGCCCGCCCCGACACCGGCACCGCCATCCGCGCCTATGCCGAGCTTGGCGTCACCGGGCGACTTCGCGAATGCCAGCCCGATTGGTGCCTGATGGAGGTTGGCGGCTATCGCGGCTGGGTCGATGCAAGCGCGCTTTGGGGTGTCGAACAGGGTGAGGTGTTCGACTGA
- a CDS encoding D-glycerate dehydrogenase → MPGQRLSVVVTRRLPEAVETRMTELFDVELRESDRPMDRDELVDAMRRADVLVPCIADRIEGGMLGQAGDRLKLIANYGAGVDHIDVSTARQRGVLVSNTPGVMTDDTADMVMALMLGVLRRVPEGMAVMQEGNWQGWSPTAFMGGRIAGKRLGILGMGRIGQAVAKRAGAFGMQVHYHNRRRLHEDTEAELQATYWDSLDQMIARMDVISVNCPHTPSTFHLMNARRLKLMKPDAVIVNTSRGEVIDENALTRMLRADEIAGAGLDVFEKGREVNPRLRELSNVVLLPHMGSATREGRAEMGEKVLINIKTFADGHRPPDLVVPSML, encoded by the coding sequence ATGCCAGGTCAGCGGTTGAGTGTTGTCGTAACGCGACGGTTGCCCGAAGCGGTGGAAACCCGGATGACGGAATTGTTCGACGTGGAGCTGCGCGAAAGCGACCGTCCGATGGACCGCGATGAATTGGTCGATGCGATGCGCCGGGCCGATGTTCTGGTGCCCTGCATCGCCGACCGGATCGAGGGCGGGATGCTGGGACAGGCCGGGGATCGCCTGAAGCTGATCGCCAATTACGGGGCGGGGGTGGACCATATCGACGTCTCCACCGCGCGCCAGAGGGGGGTGTTGGTCAGCAACACGCCCGGCGTGATGACGGATGATACCGCCGACATGGTGATGGCGCTGATGCTGGGTGTCCTGCGCCGGGTCCCCGAAGGCATGGCCGTGATGCAGGAGGGGAATTGGCAGGGCTGGTCCCCCACGGCGTTCATGGGCGGGCGGATCGCGGGCAAGCGGCTGGGCATCCTTGGCATGGGCCGGATCGGGCAGGCGGTTGCCAAGCGCGCGGGCGCGTTCGGGATGCAGGTCCATTACCACAACCGCCGACGCCTGCACGAAGACACCGAAGCGGAGTTGCAGGCGACCTATTGGGACAGCCTGGACCAGATGATCGCCCGGATGGATGTGATCAGCGTCAATTGCCCCCACACGCCGAGCACGTTTCACCTGATGAATGCCCGTCGCCTGAAGCTGATGAAGCCCGACGCGGTGATCGTGAACACGTCGCGCGGGGAGGTGATCGACGAAAACGCCCTGACCCGGATGCTGCGCGCGGACGAGATTGCAGGTGCGGGCCTTGATGTGTTCGAGAAGGGGCGGGAGGTGAACCCGCGCCTCAGGGAGCTGTCGAACGTGGTTCTGCTGCCCCATATGGGTTCGGCCACCCGCGAGGGCCGCGCCGAGATGGGGGAAAAGGTGTTGATCAACATCAAGACCTTCGCCGATGGACACAGGCCGCCGGATCTGGTCGTGCCGTCGATGCTGTGA